The segment AATCCCTGAGCTTTGGCTCATGGGAATCAGTGGGAATCTGTCCTCACTGGCATCCTGCCACTGGTGCTGGCCTGTCTTGCTAGCAGGCATGCTATGAAGTGTTTATGGGCTGGGCACATGGGAAGGAAATTGCCTAGAAGCCAAAAGTGTAGTTGTATAAAGTGACACCAGGAAATGGACTCTCCATGGCTCCAGATTTACTGCTTGGTGAGGGTTGAAGAGACCTGTGGGCCTTGTTCCCTTCCCTGATCCTGACTCATTTCTCTAGTCCAAGGGAACACAGTTGAAGAAGTCATTGAGAGGCTGCTGTCTATCAAAAAGCATccaagcaagcagaagcgagcTGAACACCGCCTGTCTGGGAgcgcagctggagctgcccaggctgagCCAGAGCCATGTGCACGTGCAGCTCGGTGTCCAGTGGGGTCATCAAACCCCACCAGGGCACCAGCAACACCCTCAGGGCCACTGGACAATGAAAAGAAGATCTCATCCTGCCAGTTCAcagcctgctgtgccctgccagagAAATCCAACCCTCCCTCCAACACTGCTCCCAACCcggcacctccagccccaccacctctgccctctggcacagcagccatgACCCCCACATCCCCCATGACAAatacacccccagcccctccactCCCTGGCATCCCTCCCCCTCCACCCCCACTGCCTGGCATGGGGGCTAttcccccccctcctcctcctccaccaccacTGCCTGGCATGGGGggcattcctcctcctccacccccaTTACCTGGCATGAGTGGTATCCCACCCCCTCCACCCCCTCTGCCTGGCATGGGGggcattcctcctcctccacccccaCTGCCTGGCATGGGTGGTATCCCTCCTCCACCTCCATTACCTGGCATGGTTGGTATCCCACCCCCTCCACCCCCGTTGCCTGGCATGGGTGGcatccctcctcctccacctccatTACCTGGCATGGGTGGCATCCCTCCCCCTCCACCCCTCCTTCCTGGCATGACAGGAGATCACATAGAAGCCGTGGTGGCCTCCCAGTACAGCTGCCCCCTGGGCTTGGGCAGGCCTCCCCACAAGACAGTGAAGACACCAACGCTGAGAATGAAGAAGCTGAACTGGCAGAAGCTGCCCTCCAACGTGGTGAGAGGTGGGTGCTTCTGGCATAAAATCACTGCTGCTTTAAGGGTGCTTtacactgctgcttttgcttcccAGGGGAAGAAATACTGTCTTAAAGTTTGTCAGATGTGGTTGACTCTGTTTAGATACAGAACTTCCCTGATTTCCTTTACTTTTGACCTACAGAGCTGATATAAAAGTAACATGAAACTACTAATGTAATAGTAACTATTCCAACTGAATTAGTGCTTTGGAATAGCTTGTTTATAACTAAAATACTTTGAACTTCGAAGAAGAGAAAGggatggaaatattttcctaatcACTATGATGTGCCTTAGATCAGGCTCTGATCTGAGTTCCCCAGACTTTTATTGCCCAGCTCATCTGTGCTTGTTTCTGTGCTTGGTATATTAAAGTCGTGAGTAGGAGTGCATGTGAGGATCACATCACATATCTCTTGATTTTTGGGTTACATTTCCCTCTACTAGTGGATTCAAAGTGGAGCATGAAATGTGAGAAGAAGCTTGGACAAGCTGTGTCAGCTTTGTCCTAGACAAGCAAGGCATCCACTGCATGAAAGTAGGCAGAAGTGAAATCTAAATATGGCATGTCTTCAATCACAAGAGCAGTAAAATGTTTGGATTATTGCAGTAGAGGCTTCTACAGGCATGTTAgggtgatgatttttttttaagatacaaGAAATTGcagtagaaattatttcaagcaGTCTTGTAGCCAGCATTATACAAGGAGACTTGagtataaaatgaaaaatggagaAGGACACAGTCAGAAAATGTTCAAGTTGTGCCCAGTCCCTCTGTTAGGATGCAAGGAAGCAAAAATAATATCAACCAGGGAACTAGAAACAACATGTCTGAGGTCCTTGTCATGCTGATCCAGCTTGCCCAGCATGGAGGAGAACAGAGTTGtacagggagggatggggctgtgcagcctctgTGTGCCCAGTGCTGCCTCCCCCTAGCAGGTTTCATTGCCCTTCAGCCCCTTTGGATCCCACCTGTAGCACTTGCCCCTCCTCAGTAATGACCATTTGTCCACTAATATGGATGAATATGTCATATTAAGAGACTAATATGTCTCTTCTTATTTCATTCATGTCCTGAAGAGTGCCCCTTGCTAGCAGCTCACCTTGTCCCAAGCACCAGGAGCtttcagctctccctgcagccagtctgaacactttttctttctttcagagaGCCACTCAATGTGGgcttctgtgagcagcagcagcgaggaGATGATAGAGCCCAACTACAGCAGCATTGAGCAGCTGTTCTGCTTCCCACAGCCAACCCCCAAGGAGAAGACAGCAGCACCAGTGAAGGCAGAGCCGAAGGAGGTGAGGAGACCCCCTCGTTTTTTCGAGTAAAGATCCCTGCAGACAGCTCATCTAATATGAgatatcttctttttctttaatgaagaTCACATTTTTGGACTCCAAGAAAAGTCTCAATTTGAACATATTTTTGAAGCAATTTAAATGGTAAGATATGGCCAGTTTTTGTGACAGTTGACAAAACTTTGAGCAGGTTTTGCAGTATCTGGAAGGTCCTCACGAAATCTCTTCTAGCCAATGTGCTTTGGTGGTCCATGCTACTAAATCATCTGAACATTCCCCATCTTGTCCTACACTGTCTTTAATATACTGAGTTTAGGAgtttaattatgtttttaagTTTTATACAACTTCCCCATATGTTGGCAAAGGAGTTAGATCTCCATTTTACAGATAAAGTCATGGCACAGACTCTTAGGGCAACATAGACTGTGAGACACACCTGGAGGTCAAATCCCTCCTCAAATCAGGGCCAATGGACAAATGAAGAGTTCAGCTTTCTGTTAAGTTAAAAGTGCTCAGAGACAGGGTCTTAGTTGTAGGATTCATCTCTGTCCTTGAAACATTTGATCAGGGCCAGAAACAAGATTTGGGTCATAGCAGGGATCCGGGTCCTGATTCCAAGTTAATTGTGGGGGGATCCCTTTCCTTTTGGATTATTGTGGTTCTTTACTAGGGAAAGCACGGAGTGCTTGCACAGATAAATCTCTTGGTAGTGTGTGATAGTTGGAAAGTGGTCTTTGGTTGatggctggctctgctcctcctccctgcagctccaatGAAGAGGTGACTGCCATGATCCAGAATGGGGACCGGACCAAGTTTGATGTTGAGGTTCTGAAGCAGTTGCTGAAGCTGCTGCCTGAAAAGCATGAGGTCAGGAAGAAAACACCACCCTTGGttcacagagctgagcacattGAGCAGCCCTGCAGTCTTGATTCTCTGTTTCTCATTAGATAGAAAACCTGAAGGCCTTCAAAGAAGAGAAATCAAAGCTAGCAAATGCAGATCAGTTCTATCTTCTCCTCCTTCAGATTCCCAGGTAAGGTTGTTAGTCATAAACTTCAGCCGGATCTGTTTCTTGATTTACCTCTGGGAAGTTGAAGTTTCTTTATAGGAGCCTCACAGACCAACACTGATGGATATAACTGGTGGATTCCCCCTTCCACCTTGGAGCTATCCCTTTCCCTGTTACCCTTAGGTGAAGGGCTCTTCCTGATCCAGCATGCCTTCTCCCTCTGAACCAGCTGAAGCTGGCTCAGACTCAGGGTCAGATATGCCCAAGGAGGCTCCATAACTTAGTGAAGGGCAGTGCAAAATGCAGTGCTAAGAAGGGGAAACTCTTCTGTTTGATGATCACAATGCACCAGCAGAACCCACATCCCTGCTGGTcctcagggccagcagcagcccctctcCTTCCTACACAGGCCACACCAGTGGTTTGTTGCGGATGTGGTTGGCATGTTGTGGGGTGCCATGGGCTTGCTGGTGATGTGGGAAAGGGGCTGCTGTACTGGCTGAGATCCCAGTGCCTTTATGCTGAGAATCCATCTCCACCCTCAGCTACCAGCTGCGCATTGAGTGTATGCTGATCTGTGAAGAGACCACCGTCGTGCTTGACATGATTCAGCCCAAAGCTGAAGCCATCCGGAGAGCCTGTGAAGGTATGGATGACCTGAGCTTATTCCTGGGTCTGATTTAGGACAGGAAATTTTAACCCCCAGAAAACtcccctggagctctgcagtgttacccccaaaactcccctggagctctgcagtaTTACTacccaaaccccaaagaacTCCTGTGTGGTCCATTCATGGATTTGCTGCAAATGGGATGCAACTTTAGGTATCTCCACTGATGGTCAAAGCCCATAACAGGACCAAAGATTATTTTCTCTCATCCTCATCCCTTTTTTCATGCAGCAGATGTATTCCCCTGAAACACTTTGAATGGTGAAGTGCTGGAAGTTCATCAGCCCTTCCAAAGGAGCTGAATTtagacagcagagctggccctgctgcagctaaTTCATCCATCCAGCGTTATTTCCCAAATTAAGAACTTCATAATACAGTAATTTTCTCTACTGCCAGAAAACTTCCCcaaaagcagctctgctttAGTATTTCCCTGCCTAGAAATGGAACCAGAAGAAAAAGGTTGTTATTTTGGGTTATAAATTGCTGATGCTCCAAAATGGTGAGTACACAGAAAGTTTATGCAATAGATTTTGGCTTCCTGTGGCAGAAACCTTTGGTCCCACTCCTCTGAGAGCAGTATGCTCTTCTTGGCACTGTCAAGTGTCACCTGTCCTACAGGGCCAGTTGCCCCAACTCCTGCTGGGGGTTTCTCCAGCTGGCATTACAGCTGTTTGCTGGGATAAATTGAAGCTTCCCCCGAAGTGACTTCCAGCAGCCCATTTGTTCTTTTGGACCTGTTCCTGTCTCAAAGCTGAGTGCTTCagaaagcacagcactgcagcaccctGTTGTAAGAGCAAGGACAGGGACTGCACTCTTCATGCCTGGTCTCTACCATGAGGGACCAGGAACAGGGTGAGCATGTCTGGTTTTAACAGCTGGCAGGTGATCATAGTGCAGTCAGAACTGGTTTCACAGCACAGCTAAATGAAGTTGGCAAGATTCAATTTGCAGTTCAGTTACCCTTGCCCACACTGGGAAACTTGCAAGGAAGGCAGGACCTTGACTGCTGTTAGTGAGGAGGGTCCCACTGCAGGTTATTTGCCATTAGGAAATGAGACCAGATGTAAAGAAAGAAACATAAGTCAACAAAGACTTTGACAGCCCATGGAACTGAATCTGCATGGAATCAGTTTCTCTGCTTGTTGGGCATTGGGCTGCAAAGCCAAAATACCAGATTTGATTTAGTGGAATTCAGAATCCCAATTTCAATGCAGTTTAGAAAATGTTCTGGTGTAACAGAAGCTTTTGCTTAAAAATCCCTTATGTTTTTCAGATCTTCTGACCAGTCATCGCCTGCCAGTCTTTTGTCAACTGATTCTCAAAGTTGGAAACTTCCTGAACTACGTAAGgactttttttgtcttctcctCCCCCCATAACAGTCTGTGAATGATCTCCTTTAGGGTTGTAATTTGGATGGACACAGGAGTTacatctgctttttttctctcttgtagGGAAGTCACACAGGCGATGCTGATGGGTTTAAAATCAGCACTTTACTCAAACTAACAGAAACCAAAGCCAACCAGACCCGCATTACACTGCTCCACCATATTCTGGAGGTACCACTGCCAAGTTCTGCACAGTAGGGAAGAGGGAGGGTTTTATCACAGATGAAACATTTCTCCTACTCTGCTGTTGGCTAATGCCACATGCTCATACCCACATCCTCCCTGGCAAACCCCAGAGTGTCACAAGTCAGGAGAATTTGAATCACTTTGGTGACTCCGGTGGAGACTGCTTGTGGGCACTACTCCTTATTTTAAGActtgctctgcttccctccagcCTCTTTTCCCAGTGTCTGCAACTTCCTTTCATATTTGTGCAATCTGCACATCAGCAGCTGCAAACCACAGAGCACAAATCTGTCCTGGCTCATCTGTACCCATTCAGCCTTTCTGCCTTTCCATggactttcccttttcctccagaCTGTGCTTAGGCTTTTCATGCTTCTCTCCCGGCCCCCATGGCTCTCCAATTCCCTGCAATgctgtttttatctttttttctccatgctctgctctgccaccttCATTCATCACTGTCCCTTGGTTTCAGTTACACATGTTCAAGCCCCGCTTTAGCTGGCAGTGGCTTCAGCAAGGACAGCTGTGAAAGTAAAGAATGCAAGACTCAAGGCCTTTTAGTACCCTTCTGGGACTGTGGGAAGTGTCAGATTGCATCAAACCACAGTCCTGCCTCCCTCTATGCTCAAGaagagctctgctttgctttgaacTATGAGTATTTCTGAGGGTCAGTtctcttctgtgtttttataGCCAGGGAAAACGCCTTTCCTCTGAATGTGCAAACTACAGACAGGGGGGCAATAGCAGAACTTCTGTCCATGTGTCTGCCCCCCAGCTTCCCCTTGGCTCCTGCCACACACCAAATAacacttctttctctcttcctcttcagGAAGTAGAAAACAGCCACAAGGACCTACTGGAACTGCCAAAGGATCTTGAATATGTTTCAAAAGCAGCAGGGTAAAATTGTGTGTTACTTCctttgaattaaaaacaaaaataaatcccatGCACATCAACAATGTACCAGAAATTAGGAAACACACAGCTGGTATAGAGATTAACAAGATGGCATCTTACATAGTTTTAACTGAAAGATTTGGTTGATGAATGTTGAAAGCCctttaatatataataattctACTACAGCTGGCAACACTTAGGACTGAAATTTGCAGAGCAGTCAGTTAAAACTGCCTCCCAGACCCTTCTGAAATGTGTACTGCCTTTGtggtggcaggagctggtgaGGGTCAGCTACCCAGACATTTCTGAAGTCCCTCCAGGCAGGGGAAGTGAGCATGGGTGGAGAACAGCCTTTTGAACAGGTGGGCTTTTTTTGGCACTCATCTACCTAATGCACAGAATTGTAGATAGGCCTGGCAGCCTTTCCATAAGTACTGTGAGGGGAAGCTGTTTTCCCTGAGCTTGGACTGTATAGAGAGTTCAGAGCACAGGGTTCAGTTCAGTGGAGTGGTGGGAAACAAAGGGGTGACCAAACCACCAGTTCACACTTGTCCACTCCTTGGTCAGCTCAAGATGCTGGAGTGTCAGCTAATGGCAGGGTTCTGTGTGATTTCAGAATTAATCTTGATATTATACGCACGGAGTCCGGTACCAATTTAAAGAAGTTGCTGGAGCTTCAGCGGAAAGTCTTATCATCAAATGAGGATGTGAAACAACAGTATGAGAAACCCATCCAGGTCAGTAACAGAGCTGCCTTAGATCTCCCCCATTACACACAGAGAGGTGCTGCATGGTACATCTGCAGCTCAGGAGCCTCatgagagggaagaaaatattGCCACAAGACATGCTCTCAGATTTGGAAATAAGATGCAATGCTGTACAACCCAAATATGCAGTGGCCAGCTGCACCCCAAACTTAGATACCTTTGGGGAGGCCATTTCTTAGGATGCTGCCCCAACTGCTCTGTCCATGCTCCTGTGTGACTCCTCACTTTAAGAGAAGATGGTCACCTTCTCTGTGGATCACCAGAGTGAAGCCCTTTGCTTGGAATTAAGCTTTGCATGGAGCTTTCCATGTCTTGCTCAAGCCAGACTGCCCTGTAAGTTGGCACAGCACAGTTGCAAAGAGTGAAGATCATCTGcagatcttaatttcttcccACCTGCTTTCCAAAAGCTGCAGTTAAAAGCCAGGACCCAGAGTCCTGCTCTAAGCTCTAATCCTTTCTCTCTGAGTGCACTTCACTCGTTGTCCTCTGGATGGTGTTTTACAGTGTGCATTTAATGTGTTTCAGGACAGCATTGATGCCTCCAGAAAGCTGGAAGAAGAATTTGAAACCAttgaaaagaagagagaagaacTTGCAAATTATCTCTGTGAAGATCCAAGCAAGTTGTCCTTAGAGGATATATTCAGCATCATGAAGACCTTCAGAGATCTCTTTATCCGAGCCCTGAAGGTTGGCAGCTGCACACAGGATGCTGAGCACCCCTAGTGCTGGAAGCTGCCTCCACTCCAATggacaggggtgggatgggcacCCCAGTTCAGGGGGGAATCTGGTTACACTGGTTACAGTCTCCTCCTTTTGGCACTTGGCATGAGGTCTCCCAGTGAAGTGGTGTCTGATCCCTCCTCCACTGCATCCTCATGGATGGAGGTTCTGGTGCTGCCAGGCCTGGCCCAAACACCAGGGAtttgtgattttatttcaaCTTTAGCTGCAGAGTCAATCACAAAGATGCCTTTGAGCCAAGTGTGCAAGTTGTAGAGAAAGGGGCTTACAAAACCCTTTGCTCCAGCCTGAGCAAACCGGCTCAGAAGGAGGATACGTAGTCAAAAAGCCACCTGTTTGGAAAAAACTGTGGCTTCAGTGTCTCCCACTGTCACCTTAGCTCGAGGTCAGGCAGGTGAGCACACTGCAGGTGGCTGTGTGAGACATAGCaccactgccacctccagctGGGACGTGGCAAAATCCTGGCTAAGTCAGCAGTCCCCTCTCACCATTTTGGTAAGACAGCCCTTATTCCCAATGCCCATTATATTTATTGCACAGAACAAAGCCAGAATTTCTCTTCCTTCATCATCTTCTTTAGCAGACATTTACCCAACCTTCTCATGCTACTGTTACctccctgcaggaaaacaagGACAGAAAGGAGCAAGCTGCCAaagcagagaagaggaaaaaacagctaGAAGAGGAAGAGGGCAAGAGacagaagggagaaaatggaaaagtcAGTGAGTATCTGAAATGGCTTCAAAAAATAGAGATGGAGCCATAGGAGCTCTTTGGTGGTCCTGCTTTAATGGACTAGTAGTGGTAATTTATTTTGTGGGTTTCTAGGTGCTGGCTGTCTAAAGGCTTTTAGGTGTCTTACAGCCCTAGCTAAGAATTGACTTTCCACAGTTGCAGCTGGGCAGAGAAGTTAATTTTAGGTTTGCTGACTGAAcatcaaagaagaaagaaaatcaccacaaattaaatatttcagttaaCTTTTCCAGTTTCTAAACATAACTTTTGAATCCCAAAtctaaaaagaaacatttgaCTTATCCACCATCCAAGGTCTTCATATACACTTGAATAGTCTCTCTTCATCACAGTTGTCCCAAAAATCTTGCATATTGCTTAAATATGCCTTCTGCTGGATGAAAAGGAAAGACTAAAAAATGCAATtggaagaagcagaaaggaaagaaaaatcaaaattatttttcctcaaaaaaagaaaaagcgtTCCCACCAACATTGATAACAAACAGGGAATATTTCACGGTCATGGGACAACCAGGGATGtgtccaggcagagctggtgccaCTTGTGCCAGGCTGTAGCACCAAGACTTGGGAGCAAATTCCTTGTGTTCAGCCAGGATGGGCTGCTGTGGGATCATGGAGCACTGCTGTGggatcacagagctgctcccacatCTGCTGTAGGTGCCTTGCTCCTGCCCAGTGGCTGcttgtgctggggcagcaggaggcacCTCCAGCAGTGGCATCACTGCATCTCCTGCTGGCCTGTCTCAGGGGCAGGTGTAACTCCCATCC is part of the Molothrus aeneus isolate 106 chromosome 6, BPBGC_Maene_1.0, whole genome shotgun sequence genome and harbors:
- the INF2 gene encoding inverted formin-2 isoform X1 codes for the protein MSIKKEGAHKKWAALKEKLGPQETDQSEANLENAEPELCIRLLQMPSVVNYSGLRKRLENSDDAWMVQFLELSGLDLLLEALDRLSGRGVARISDALLQLTCISCVRAVMNSHKGIEYIVSNEGYVRKLFQALDTTNVMVKKQIFELLAALCIYSSDGHSLALDALDHYKSVKNQQYRFSIIMNELSNTDNVPYMVTLLSAINAIILGKEELRTRTQIRNEFIGLQLLDVLDKLRDIEEEDLLIQCDTFEEFKIEDDEELLRICDGINMNDHHEVFSSLFNKVSRSPVSVQLLSILQSLLHLEPSHHSSLLLWESLDAVVNRALLLANDIQGNTVEEVIERLLSIKKHPSKQKRAEHRLSGSAAGAAQAEPEPCARAARCPVGSSNPTRAPATPSGPLDNEKKISSCQFTACCALPEKSNPPSNTAPNPAPPAPPPLPSGTAAMTPTSPMTNTPPAPPLPGIPPPPPPLPGMGAIPPPPPPPPPLPGMGGIPPPPPPLPGMSGIPPPPPPLPGMGGIPPPPPPLPGMGGIPPPPPLPGMVGIPPPPPPLPGMGGIPPPPPPLPGMGGIPPPPPLLPGMTGDHIEAVVASQYSCPLGLGRPPHKTVKTPTLRMKKLNWQKLPSNVVRESHSMWASVSSSSEEMIEPNYSSIEQLFCFPQPTPKEKTAAPVKAEPKEITFLDSKKSLNLNIFLKQFKCSNEEVTAMIQNGDRTKFDVEVLKQLLKLLPEKHEIENLKAFKEEKSKLANADQFYLLLLQIPSYQLRIECMLICEETTVVLDMIQPKAEAIRRACEDLLTSHRLPVFCQLILKVGNFLNYGSHTGDADGFKISTLLKLTETKANQTRITLLHHILEEVENSHKDLLELPKDLEYVSKAAGINLDIIRTESGTNLKKLLELQRKVLSSNEDVKQQYEKPIQDSIDASRKLEEEFETIEKKREELANYLCEDPSKLSLEDIFSIMKTFRDLFIRALKENKDRKEQAAKAEKRKKQLEEEEGKRQKGENGKVIKKGLMKQEEVCVIDALLADIRKGFTLRKTKNRHESEAAPKALSAECLEESQSGQSMKDPQAAGKQIDDKAEQNKDDRPSESTPPSTTAPMETGGGVTNASASGPVLSRNSAGGSLPLESQTKSPSESVVEADGASQTTLGLGMEQANNMESLQPSTKSGSLGFSVADIGTRISFVSSSSAPALRDQLSWTNESMSGGQDKECPADGSESAQPAPCHEAQQPESKEITKESEDPGTDSLLDTSQDKSFSEEPATDSSCSATLPPEQTHSDREKQRPSGKRKKKKRHSKSYSEVETDTGDNKTKKDCVAQ
- the INF2 gene encoding inverted formin-2 isoform X2, coding for MSIKKEGAHKKWAALKEKLGPQETDQSEANLENAEPELCIRLLQMPSVVNYSGLRKRLENSDDAWMVQFLELSGLDLLLEALDRLSGRGVARISDALLQLTCISCVRAVMNSHKGIEYIVSNEGYVRKLFQALDTTNVMVKKQIFELLAALCIYSSDGHSLALDALDHYKSVKNQQYRFSIIMNELSNTDNVPYMVTLLSAINAIILGKEELRTRTQIRNEFIGLQLLDVLDKLRDIEEEDLLIQCDTFEEFKIEDDEELLRICDGINMNDHHEVFSSLFNKVSRSPVSVQLLSILQSLLHLEPSHHSSLLLWESLDAVVNRALLLANDIQGNTVEEVIERLLSIKKHPSKQKRAEHRLSGSAAGAAQAEPEPCARAARCPVGSSNPTRAPATPSGPLDNEKKISSCQFTACCALPEKSNPPSNTAPNPAPPAPPPLPSGTAAMTPTSPMTNTPPAPPLPGIPPPPPPLPGMGAIPPPPPPPPPLPGMGGIPPPPPPLPGMSGIPPPPPPLPGMGGIPPPPPPLPGMGGIPPPPPLPGMVGIPPPPPPLPGMGGIPPPPPPLPGMGGIPPPPPLLPGMTGDHIEAVVASQYSCPLGLGRPPHKTVKTPTLRMKKLNWQKLPSNVVRESHSMWASVSSSSEEMIEPNYSSIEQLFCFPQPTPKEKTAAPVKAEPKEITFLDSKKSLNLNIFLKQFKCSNEEVTAMIQNGDRTKFDVEVLKQLLKLLPEKHEIENLKAFKEEKSKLANADQFYLLLLQIPSYQLRIECMLICEETTVVLDMIQPKAEAIRRACEDLLTSHRLPVFCQLILKVGNFLNYGSHTGDADGFKISTLLKLTETKANQTRITLLHHILEEVENSHKDLLELPKDLEYVSKAAGINLDIIRTESGTNLKKLLELQRKVLSSNEDVKQQYEKPIQDSIDASRKLEEEFETIEKKREELANYLCEDPSKLSLEDIFSIMKTFRDLFIRALKENKDRKEQAAKAEKRKKQLEEEEGKRQKGENGKVIKKGLMKQEEVCVIDALLADIRKGFTLRKTKNRHESEAAPKALSAECLEESQSGQSMKDPQAAGKQIDDKAEQNKDDRPSESTPPSTTAPMETGGGVTNASASGPVLSRNSAGGSLPLESQTKSPSESVVEADGASQTTLGLGMEQANNMESLQPSTKSGSLGFSVADIGTRISFVSSSSAPALRDQLSWTNESMSGGQDKECPADGSESAQPAPCHEAQQPESKEITKESEDPGTDSLLDTSQDKSFSEEPATDSSCSATLPPEQTHSDREKQRPSGKRKKKKRHSKSYSGVMARQKV